In Oscillatoria salina IIICB1, the following are encoded in one genomic region:
- a CDS encoding dolichyl-phosphate-mannose--protein mannosyltransferase produces the protein MRTIPQPKTQNPSPVSPHFPWFTLALVGIWVISLILRFWGLERFNTLVFDEVYYAKFANKYLIGEDFFNAHPPLSQYIIAIGIWIGSHLPFGHDRINGFTGSLRSTFSYRWLNAFIGSFLPLIVAAIAYQLTSRRSYSLIAAIFATVDGLFLVESRYALNNIYLVGFGLLGQLFLLLALKKPPCQRRNQLAIAGIFFGASAAIKWNGLGFLLGVYLIWLIPGIIAAIASIRFDNIFSYHEQVSSTRKKNFLKKWQRRVKSFSKSHLSSTAIANLTQLNFWQMVLYLGIIPALSYSISWIPHLLMVPKPGFWEMQQEILTFHQNVGGIYAHPYCSRWYSWIFMQHPVAYFYHTARNTTETVPQYPPLPTGTGTVIYDVHAMGNPILWWLSSIAIFLLLLLFIFWLFRRGLGKISLTTTTWIALYLVCNYAANLLPWMKVSRCTFIYHYMSASVFAQLALAWIVERWIASEKLFYRRAGIAVVLSIILAFWFWLPIYLGLPLSEQGFQMRMWFSSWIN, from the coding sequence GTGAGGACAATCCCACAACCTAAAACTCAAAATCCCTCGCCAGTTTCGCCTCACTTCCCGTGGTTTACCCTTGCTTTAGTCGGTATTTGGGTAATTTCGCTAATTTTACGTTTTTGGGGCTTGGAGAGATTTAATACCTTAGTCTTTGATGAAGTATACTACGCCAAGTTTGCGAATAAATATCTCATTGGCGAAGATTTTTTTAACGCCCATCCGCCTTTGTCGCAGTATATCATCGCGATCGGTATCTGGATTGGCTCTCACCTGCCTTTCGGACACGATCGGATTAACGGATTTACAGGTTCGTTACGTTCCACATTTAGTTATCGTTGGCTAAACGCCTTCATAGGTTCGTTTTTGCCCTTAATCGTCGCAGCGATCGCCTATCAATTAACTTCCCGTCGCAGTTACAGCTTAATTGCCGCAATTTTCGCTACCGTTGACGGCTTATTCCTCGTCGAATCGCGCTACGCCCTGAATAACATTTATCTGGTAGGCTTTGGTTTACTCGGACAGTTATTTTTACTGTTAGCCTTAAAAAAACCCCCCTGCCAACGTCGCAACCAACTAGCGATCGCCGGAATTTTTTTCGGTGCATCTGCCGCAATTAAGTGGAATGGCTTAGGATTCTTACTGGGAGTATATTTAATTTGGCTAATTCCGGGAATCATTGCCGCGATCGCCTCAATTCGCTTTGATAACATTTTTTCTTACCACGAGCAAGTTTCCTCAACTCGCAAGAAAAATTTCCTCAAAAAGTGGCAGCGACGAGTGAAAAGTTTCTCTAAATCGCATCTTTCCTCAACCGCGATCGCCAACTTAACTCAACTTAATTTTTGGCAAATGGTTCTCTATTTAGGTATAATTCCCGCTCTCAGTTATAGTATTAGTTGGATTCCTCATTTACTAATGGTTCCCAAACCGGGATTTTGGGAAATGCAACAAGAAATCCTCACTTTTCACCAAAATGTCGGCGGAATCTACGCTCACCCTTATTGTTCCCGTTGGTATAGCTGGATTTTCATGCAGCATCCAGTGGCTTATTTTTACCATACTGCCCGCAACACTACAGAAACAGTTCCCCAATATCCCCCTTTACCTACGGGTACGGGTACGGTTATCTATGATGTTCATGCAATGGGCAACCCAATTTTATGGTGGTTGTCATCAATAGCAATTTTTTTGTTACTTTTATTGTTTATTTTCTGGCTTTTTCGGCGTGGTTTAGGTAAAATTTCGCTCACAACAACTACTTGGATTGCTTTATACTTAGTCTGCAACTATGCTGCTAATTTATTGCCCTGGATGAAAGTTTCTCGTTGCACTTTTATTTATCACTATATGAGTGCTTCAGTATTTGCCCAGTTAGCCTTAGCTTGGATCGTTGAACGCTGGATCGCCAGTGAAAAATTATTCTACCGTCGGGCTGGTATAGCTGTAGTTTTGTCGATTATACTAGCTTTCTGGTTTTGGTTGCCCATTTATCTTGG
- a CDS encoding NCS2 family permease codes for MNDREVERLNPPETASPSSPPPSEGQISRFFRFRENQTNFRTEILAGIVSFLTMAYILVVNPVILSNGIFLEQPQDLFSELVMATSLAAAIATLIMGLWANYPFALAPGMGLNAFFAYSVVLGLGIDWRVALTAIFIEGLIFILLTLSDLRRQIVTAIPACLKHATATGIGFFIAYLALTGSVEQGGAGIIIAPEQGTITSLGNFAEPNTIVAIIGILITAAFVARRVTGALLWGILATAILGWILGVASLPEGIFALPPLPVDLVGQALVGFSLLSWEQIWDFLAILFVFLFVDLFDTIGTLAGVAVQAGYINEEGELPRANQALMADAIGTTCGALLGTSTVTTFIESASGVLEGGRTGFTAVVTAILFAVSVFFIPLIAAIPAFATVPALLIVGVLMTGNVRSIRWDDPAESIPCFLTIIMMPLSFSIAEGLAFGFITYPLIKAFQGKAHEIKLILWILAAVFVLRFVLTATGLTE; via the coding sequence ATGAACGATCGCGAAGTTGAGCGATTAAATCCTCCAGAAACAGCATCTCCTTCCTCACCACCTCCTTCAGAAGGACAAATTTCTCGCTTTTTTCGTTTCCGAGAAAACCAAACTAACTTTCGCACTGAGATCCTCGCGGGAATCGTCAGTTTCTTGACGATGGCTTATATTTTGGTCGTCAATCCAGTTATTTTATCGAATGGCATTTTCCTCGAACAACCCCAGGATTTGTTTTCCGAGTTAGTGATGGCAACGAGTCTCGCCGCAGCTATTGCTACTTTAATTATGGGACTTTGGGCAAATTATCCTTTTGCCCTTGCTCCGGGAATGGGTTTAAATGCTTTTTTTGCTTATTCAGTTGTCCTCGGTTTGGGGATTGATTGGCGAGTTGCGCTGACGGCGATCTTTATTGAAGGATTGATTTTTATTCTTCTTACTCTTAGCGATCTTCGTCGTCAAATTGTTACTGCGATTCCTGCTTGTTTGAAACACGCTACGGCTACAGGAATTGGCTTTTTTATTGCTTATTTGGCTTTAACTGGTAGTGTGGAACAAGGGGGCGCAGGAATTATTATTGCTCCCGAACAAGGCACAATTACCAGTTTAGGAAATTTCGCTGAACCGAATACAATTGTCGCCATTATTGGGATTTTAATTACTGCTGCTTTTGTCGCTCGTCGCGTTACTGGGGCGCTGCTTTGGGGTATCCTCGCTACGGCAATTCTCGGTTGGATTCTGGGGGTTGCTTCTTTACCTGAAGGGATCTTTGCTTTACCTCCTTTACCTGTGGATTTAGTCGGACAAGCTTTGGTTGGTTTTTCTTTGCTTAGTTGGGAGCAAATTTGGGATTTTCTAGCAATTTTATTTGTCTTTTTGTTTGTTGATTTATTCGATACTATCGGCACTTTAGCTGGTGTTGCTGTGCAAGCCGGATATATTAATGAAGAAGGAGAGTTACCTCGCGCTAATCAAGCATTAATGGCAGATGCGATCGGTACTACTTGTGGGGCGTTATTGGGAACTTCTACGGTGACTACTTTTATTGAATCTGCGTCTGGGGTTTTAGAAGGTGGACGTACTGGCTTTACTGCTGTTGTCACCGCAATTTTGTTTGCAGTTTCTGTATTTTTCATTCCTTTAATTGCTGCAATTCCTGCTTTTGCAACTGTCCCTGCTTTACTGATTGTTGGTGTTTTAATGACGGGAAATGTGCGCTCGATTCGTTGGGATGACCCTGCTGAATCTATACCTTGTTTTCTGACAATTATTATGATGCCTTTAAGTTTCTCAATTGCTGAAGGGCTGGCTTTTGGTTTTATTACTTATCCCTTGATTAAAGCTTTTCAAGGTAAAGCACATGAAATTAAATTAATTCTTTGGATTCTCGCTGCTGTTTTTGTGCTTCGATTTGTGCTTACAGCTACTGGTTTAACTGAGTAG